The genome window ACCCGCCTTTAAGGGGTATAGAGGTTTCCCGGGAACTCTTTGTATTTCTATAAATGATGAAATCGTTCACGGAATTCCTGGTGACAGGGTGTTTCAGGAAGGCGATGTCGTTAGTATTGATCAAGGTGCAATTGTTGAAGGGTTTTATAGTGATACTGCTATTACTTTAATTATGGGAGAATCAGACAATAAAACAAAAAACTTAGTTTTAGACACTAAAGCTGCAATGGAAGCAGGAATAGCTCAGGCAATCCCAGGTAATCGAATTGGTGATATTGCTGCAGCAGTACAAAATATAGGTGACTCAAAAGGGTATGGGGTGATAAAAGATTTTGTTGGGCATGGTATTGGTCGATCTTTACACGAGGAACCAAGTGTTCCCAACGTTGGTGTGG of SAR202 cluster bacterium contains these proteins:
- the map gene encoding type I methionyl aminopeptidase encodes the protein MRRAGEVAIGTKETIKKEIRIGMTTKELDLIAENQIRSMGAIPAFKGYRGFPGTLCISINDEIVHGIPGDRVFQEGDVVSIDQGAIVEGFYSDTAITLIMGESDNKTKNLVLDTKAAMEAGIAQAIPGNRIGDIAAAVQNIGDSKGYGVIKDFVGHGIGRSLHEEPSVPNVGVAGRGPKLVPGMVLAIEPMFTLGTWKTRTLDDEWTIVTADNSLAAHWEHTVAITENGPEVLT